The following DNA comes from Ignatzschineria indica.
AATCTGCAAACCGGGGATCGAAATTCCAAAAACACTCATAATAAAGTGCCCTAGATACCAGGTAGTCAGAAGAATCACTAAAGTATAAAAAGCACTTTGAGAAGCGGTCTTCTTCCGCTCTTCAATCGACATTCGACTCGATAGCCCAAGGTACATCGCAATAGCGGTGAGGGGATTTGCAAGAGGAAGTAGCATCATTACCCCAATAGAGACCACTTTGATCAACTCAATCATATAACTCCTTCATACTCTTTAAAAAAATCGATCAGAAAATTTGATCTAACGCTCTTTAATCTGCCTCAAGGATACCATCTCGCTCCTGAAGAAAAGAAAAAGTTATGCTTAAATAGGTGCTTAAATTATTAGCGAAAACAGTTTTCATCACAAATTTTCCCGCTACTGTTAAGGAGTTGTCATCTACTCTCCCTATAATTTGCGCATCCCAAACTTCAAATAAGGAGAAACAAATGAAAACTCACAGCAAGAGACAAGTCCGATGCCATCAGTGGCTAACACTACTGCTACTCCAAACGGCCTTAAGTATCCCACTCTCTCTTCAAGCGGCAGAAAATAGCACAACCCCAAGGGAGGAGATAATGCAGAAACAAGATTCCCATTCAAATGTTCATTCAAGCACTATCCATTTTCAAAAGGTGGATAATTTTCGTGATGTTGCTGGCAATCTTCAGCCTTATCAAAATAATCGTGGTGAAACACTCCAACAGGGGCGACTCTATCGCGCCAATGCCCTTCTTCTCTCCCCGGAAGAAGCAGAAAAATTGGCCTCACTCAATATCACCCATATCTATGATCTTCGCACACCCGGCGAGATTGCCCTCCATCCCGATAGCGAGATTCCCGGCGCAACATGGCACAATATCAATCTATTAGGGTGGGATGATATCGAGCCTGTCCGTGTAGGCTTTACCCAAAAACCAGAGATCACAATTGCCGGCGCTGAAGAGATCTATCTTAACTTTGTGAATGATCCAATAACACGCGCACAGATCGGTACGCTCTTAACATCAATTGCCCAAAATGAGGGGAATCAGCTCTTTCACTGCTCCGGCGGTAAGGATCGCACCGGTTGGGTTTCTGCCCTCTTACAATATATTGCCGGCGTTCCGCAAGAGATTATTATCGCAGATTTTCTCGCATCGAATGATTACTCCCGTGACTCTATCACCCAAAGTTTCAATAAGATGGCAAATGAAAAGGGCGTTGCCGCTGCGATCGCCTTCTCCCCATTCTTAGGCGTTCAAGATGATTGGCTCTTAATGGCCTTCGCGGAAGCGGAGAAAAATTATGGCTCTGTTGATAACTACCTGCTCGAAGGTTTAGCGATTACACCGGAGACAAAAGCACAGTTGAGAGAGAAACTCTTAATGCCGTAGTAAATCGCAAGATTTCATCTGAGAAATCAAACTCTACCTTCTCTACCCCCTCTACCACTTTAGGCTAATAGTTATTCTATTAGCCTCTTTCTATAATAACGAGGGAATTTTTAACTTCACAACACTGACAATAGTTATGGAAAGGGATCAAGATGAATCTACTTAAGCGTGCACTCTCTATTACACTTCTCACCCTCTTTAGCACCACTGCTTTTGCCGCAGGGTCGATCTTTGTCTACTCCGGCGCTGGCTTAAAAAAGCCGATGGAAGAGATCGCCACTATTTTTGAAAAAGAGCATGATACGACCGTTGAATTTAACTTTGCCGGCTCAGGACAGCTCTTAGCACAACTTGAAACAACACGTAAAGGGGATGCTTTTATTGTCGGTTCAGATGCGACCTATCTCGTTGCACATCAAAAAGGTTTAGTGGGAGAAGCTTACGCCATCGCCCATCACACGCCGGCAATTGTGGTCCTGAAAGGCAATCCGAAAGGAATTGAGGTATTAGAAGATCTCGCTAAGCCTGGAATGAAGCTTATTTTAGGGGACGCTAAAGCGAATGCGATCGGTAAAACAGCGCAAAATATCTTAAAGAAAAATCAGCTTGAGAAGATCAATGAGAATGTTGTCTCTACGGCAAATACCATCAATGAGATGGTAATGCAGATGGCACTTGGTAACGCCGATGCGACAATCGCGACTGTTGATGCTGTCTTTATGAATGATAATGTTGAGGTGATTATGATCGATCCGGCACAAAACATCGATCAAATCGTCACTGGCGCCGTCGTCACATCGAGTAAAGAACCACAATTAGCAAAAGCCTTTATGGATCTTGCAGCATCAGAAGAGGGGAAAGAGATCTTTGCAAAATATGGCTTTGCGCCCGTCAATGAGGCGCCAGTAGAAGAGATGCCTGTAGATGAAGCGCCTGTTGAGTTAATCATCGAACTTAATCAGCCTTAACTCATTCAGAAAATTGATCTAACAGAGACATGTATAGCACCCAAGTGAAAGCGATCCAGCATATGATGCGCCTATCGATACTATTATCGATGTTGTTATCGATACATCATATGGTTGATCCAATAATCGGGAGAAATATTAGGAGATCAGCGCTGTGAAACAACTGATCTTCTACCTTATCGTTGCACTTATCACCCTCTTTATCGCAGCACCTCTTTTTATGCTCGTTAAAGAGGGTTTTCTGCAATTACCAACCGCCTTAAAATCGCGTGAAGTACAATTTGCCATTCAGCTAAGCCTGATGACATCGATCATCTCGACACTCATCTGTCTACTTCTTGCCGGTCCTGTTGCTTACTTTCTCTCTCGCTCCTCGCTCCGGCACTTCTTAATGCCGATTCTCTATCTGCCACTCGCCCTTCCCCATATTGTCTCCGGCGTAGCATTACTTCTCTTTTTTGGTTTTATGGGAATTGGAACATGGCTCGATGAATGGTTTAATCTCTCCTTTATCTTCACCAAAGAGGGGATTATTTTAGCGCAAGTTTTTGTTAACCTCCCTTTTGCCATTCGCCTCATTGTTTTAGGTTTAGCCAATTTGAATGAGAAGCAGCTCTTTGTCGAAAGAACTTTGGGCGCATCAAGGTGGCAATGTTTTCGTTACGTCACACTTCCGCTATTAAAACCGACACTTCTCTCGGTCATTGTTCTCACTTGGTCTCGGGCATTAGGGGAATTTGGCGCTGTGATGATGGTTGCCGGCTCGACGCGCCTAAAAACAGAGATTCTTCCCACCTCGATTATGCTCAATATCTCCACCGGTGATCTCGACCTTGCGCTTGCCATTGCCCTGATCTTGATGCTCATCTCCCTACTCTGTTCTACTATTTTTGAGTACCTTTTAAAATCGAAATATGTTCACCATTGATCATCTACAGCTAACACTCTCCCAATTTGCGCTTCAAGATATCTCGCTGACGCTTAAAAAAGGAGATTACTGCATTATTCTCGGACGCTCTGGCTCTGGAAAGACACTACTATTGGAATCGATCGCCGGCCGTTATCCACAAGCAAAAGGAGAGATCATCTTCAATCAACAACGTATCGACCGACTACCACCGGAAGAACGGAATATCGGCTTTGTCTATCAACATTATGAACTTTTTGCCCATCTCTCTGTGTGGGATAATATCGCTTTTCCGCTAAAGATGCGGGGTGAATCACCACAGAGCTGCAAAAAAATGATCGATGAGATCTTAACGCTCTTAGGAATTACCTATCTCAAAAATCATGGTGTTGCGACATTAAGTGGCGGCGAAAAACAGCGAGTCGCCCTCGCAAGAGCCTTAATCGCCGAGCCCAATATTCTACTGCTCGACGAACCCACCAGCGCACTCGATTATGTAACGCGCCATGAGATGCGTGATGTCCTAAAGATGATCCATCAACGATACGCACCCATCATCCTCCACGTCACCCACGACATTAGCGAAGCCCTCGCACTCGCCACCCATATCGGTATTATGAAAAAAGGAGAACTCAAACATTATCTCCCGACCGATCAACTCAATAGGGAGAATGCTAAGCGGGAGTTGTTTGAGATTTTGAGGTAGTTAATAATCCCATAAAATGCTTACTTAACCTGCTGTTCTGCCACCCTTTTCGATCTCTTTTTAGCCTATTGAGGAAAGCGTGATTAAGGGACTCGAAACCAGCTACACTCTGCGGCAAAATTGGATGAACACTCCATTCGTTTCGCTCGGCAGTAGACCCCACTGCCATAGAGATTAACGCCATGGTAGCGACATAGAAAGCAATTTCGCACCTTAAAGCCGTGCTCAAAGGCTTTAGTGAGCTCCCCAATAAAGAAGTCCCTCTTAGTTAAAGGGGAGTCTAATAGTCCCATCTCAAGATCGGCGTTGTTCCGATCAAATGGTAATAGCACCTTATGGTGAATAATCGCTTTTGAGCGCAGATCATAAGCGATAGCAGCTAAGCTCTTCTCCTTTAAGATCGCCTTTCCAGTAGGAAAGAGATAGAAGACAAAATAGGTCTTAAAGGCGCAGCGGCACTCTGAATCCACAATTGGCGACTCAGCCTGATCAAACCCGATCAAGAGCGCATCATCGGCGGTGATATGGCGTGCGCTAATCGACTTAAGATCGGCATCTGAATCTAAGCGGATCTCAATTACTCTATTTCCCGAGTGAGCCTTTTTCTCACTTAAAAAGCTAGTGACGGCAATCTCAATATAAATCTTCTCTTGGGGATTTTTCTGACTTCTTAAGAGAAGATCGGGAATAAAATCTCCATCCCTCTGCTCTAAGATGATCTCCTGATAGTAGGTGGTAAGATCGAATCTCTTCACCGTTGATCCTAACTGACAATCTTTCGCCGGCATTATATTGAGATGATCATATTTACGGCACCGATTAGCGTAGGAGATATCGATATAGAAGGGGGTATTATGAGCTAAAGCCTCCCGATACTGCTCTAAAAAGAGGCGCTTTCCCAACTGATGAAGATAGCTCTCCTGAGAGCACTCCTGCTGAACTTTATGAGCAAAATGGGGCTGCATCACCTCCCCCTTCACCTTAGGAATTAAGCGCGTGCCACAACCGATACAATAAATCACTCCCCACTGCACTTGTGGCTTTTCTAACAGATCATAAACCGAAATAATCGCTCCCGATTCCTCTTCTCCAAAGAGATACTTTGCCATCTTCCCCTCACTTATCTAAAAGGAGTATTAAAGTGCCTCATCTGCCCGCTGACAAGCGCTATTTTGATTCCCAACAAGGTAAGATCCTCTCGGAGAGTTATGGTGGCAAGAGAAGAAGAAGTACGGAAACAGATAACGCTAGCAGAAATGAGCTTTATCGGAATACCGAGATCCCGAAAGCTCAGCATCATGTCTCACCACAAATATCTAAGAGAAGCTTACTTTTACTTCTCCCCCCCAACATTCGTCCTTAACTTGATAAAAGGAGATCTGATCTAAATATAGGCATTGAAACGACTCTACCAAGTCCATTTAGAGCCACTCTCTATGGCGATTGTAAAGCAGAAGATCAACTGTACCTCGCCCCTGCTGATCCATATCGATGAATCAGGAAACAGATACCTTTAAGGTAATGATCTTTGGTCAGGAGATTCGAGGTTAGAAATTGGATTCCTATCAGTCGGTTGAGCAGCAATTAGCTGATAGCGAAATAGAGGACTATCTAAAGGAACTATTAGCGGCCTACTCACACTACTTCTACCATAAAGAGAGTAGAAAAGTGCGCTCCCGCTCCATCTTTATTGCCGACCCATCGTTATTTAAGAGAAACTCGCTCTGAACGAACCTTGAGAAACTTGGGAAAAACAGGTCTTTATTGCAAACGAAGGGAAAGTTGTTAATTTCTACTGAACATATTAGTAATATACCCAAAACAGATTATTATAAAAAAATATAAAATCATAAGGTATAGCCCCACATAAGCAAAAAGTGGCAATAAGAGGAATTGTAAAGTCGTGCCAATAGTGCCATAAAGCCAATCCGTCTCCTTATAATTCACTATTGCCACGAAAAGATACAAAATAATAGCGATGCCCATCACCACAAGACCATTCAAGGTCTCCCGATTAACCTCTAACCCTAAAAATTCACTTCCCGTTCCCGTCAATGATGATTGATACCACTTTAATCCACCATAAAATATAGCGGCGCCAATTCCCAAAAATCCCGTCGCACCCATGGTCAAAAACTGATAACCAAACTTATCTTCACAATGTTGATTAAAGAGATAAATTGCCCCCATAAAGAGCAGGATTCCTAAAACTACACCTAAAATAATTAAGACGGTCATTATATTTTCCCAAACAGACGCTAAATAAATCAAAAATCGATTAACTAAAATTTCATTAAAGTGAGATATATTATTTTATTTATCTGAAAATTCAATAATGAAATAGCGTAAGTCTCTTTTTAGCCAAAACTAACAATTTTGGTTCCCTATCAAAACAAAATATTACCAGCTTGCTATTTTTTCAAAAAAGAGGTCAAAGAGCCACAACCCAATGTCTCTTTATAATGAATGCCTCTATCTTTCAATCTTCGACCTATCCGGTCTCTATCTAATAACGCTCTATCTTTC
Coding sequences within:
- a CDS encoding ABC transporter ATP-binding protein, with the translated sequence MFTIDHLQLTLSQFALQDISLTLKKGDYCIILGRSGSGKTLLLESIAGRYPQAKGEIIFNQQRIDRLPPEERNIGFVYQHYELFAHLSVWDNIAFPLKMRGESPQSCKKMIDEILTLLGITYLKNHGVATLSGGEKQRVALARALIAEPNILLLDEPTSALDYVTRHEMRDVLKMIHQRYAPIILHVTHDISEALALATHIGIMKKGELKHYLPTDQLNRENAKRELFEILR
- a CDS encoding ABC transporter permease, with protein sequence MKQLIFYLIVALITLFIAAPLFMLVKEGFLQLPTALKSREVQFAIQLSLMTSIISTLICLLLAGPVAYFLSRSSLRHFLMPILYLPLALPHIVSGVALLLFFGFMGIGTWLDEWFNLSFIFTKEGIILAQVFVNLPFAIRLIVLGLANLNEKQLFVERTLGASRWQCFRYVTLPLLKPTLLSVIVLTWSRALGEFGAVMMVAGSTRLKTEILPTSIMLNISTGDLDLALAIALILMLISLLCSTIFEYLLKSKYVHH
- a CDS encoding competence protein CoiA family protein, whose protein sequence is MAKYLFGEEESGAIISVYDLLEKPQVQWGVIYCIGCGTRLIPKVKGEVMQPHFAHKVQQECSQESYLHQLGKRLFLEQYREALAHNTPFYIDISYANRCRKYDHLNIMPAKDCQLGSTVKRFDLTTYYQEIILEQRDGDFIPDLLLRSQKNPQEKIYIEIAVTSFLSEKKAHSGNRVIEIRLDSDADLKSISARHITADDALLIGFDQAESPIVDSECRCAFKTYFVFYLFPTGKAILKEKSLAAIAYDLRSKAIIHHKVLLPFDRNNADLEMGLLDSPLTKRDFFIGELTKAFEHGFKVRNCFLCRYHGVNLYGSGVYCRAKRMECSSNFAAECSWFRVP
- a CDS encoding tyrosine-protein phosphatase, producing MKTHSKRQVRCHQWLTLLLLQTALSIPLSLQAAENSTTPREEIMQKQDSHSNVHSSTIHFQKVDNFRDVAGNLQPYQNNRGETLQQGRLYRANALLLSPEEAEKLASLNITHIYDLRTPGEIALHPDSEIPGATWHNINLLGWDDIEPVRVGFTQKPEITIAGAEEIYLNFVNDPITRAQIGTLLTSIAQNEGNQLFHCSGGKDRTGWVSALLQYIAGVPQEIIIADFLASNDYSRDSITQSFNKMANEKGVAAAIAFSPFLGVQDDWLLMAFAEAEKNYGSVDNYLLEGLAITPETKAQLREKLLMP
- the modA gene encoding molybdate ABC transporter substrate-binding protein, translated to MNLLKRALSITLLTLFSTTAFAAGSIFVYSGAGLKKPMEEIATIFEKEHDTTVEFNFAGSGQLLAQLETTRKGDAFIVGSDATYLVAHQKGLVGEAYAIAHHTPAIVVLKGNPKGIEVLEDLAKPGMKLILGDAKANAIGKTAQNILKKNQLEKINENVVSTANTINEMVMQMALGNADATIATVDAVFMNDNVEVIMIDPAQNIDQIVTGAVVTSSKEPQLAKAFMDLAASEEGKEIFAKYGFAPVNEAPVEEMPVDEAPVELIIELNQP